Proteins co-encoded in one Saprospira grandis genomic window:
- a CDS encoding TonB-dependent receptor — translation MRLYGYLFFFLLPVLAGAQSALQGQLTDSLGQAIAGAELFLVQKTTLSKSDAQGFFRFDSLAAGPYQLDVYAEGFQGRSLVLQLPIDTVLQVVLQPLGGQGPTVYVQAEEGNYGLQQFRAVDWDKMLIGAAKKSSIIKASKLQGNLAANNSRQVYAKIAGLNIWENDNSGIQLNIGGRGLSPNRSSNFNTRQNGYDISADALGYPESYYTPPVLALEGIELIRGAASLQYGTQFGGLLNFRMKRGNKDYKLLWRGQQTGGSFGFYASFNSLEGQKGKLRYYAFHQYKRGDGWRPNSAFEQHTAYLGLHYQWTEKLSLSLEQTYMSYLAQQPGGLTDLEFRQNPRQAKRPRNWFRVDWAITALDINYRLAKNTKLNFRQFALFAGRQSLGNLEAINRVDYGGPRQLIKGQYQNFGQESRIMHRYKIGAKKMGVLLGGLRLYKGFTTQAQGLANADSTGSRADFTFLEPAKGILNSDYNFPSFNFAAFAENFFSLGKGWSITPGLRYEYIQTQADGYYQDLLVQPSAEGADTLRNEAIYEQRGRNRSVFLLGIGLSYRPKDQLEIYSNISQNYRAINFNDLRLVNPNQVIDPDLQDESGFNADLGFRGRWGRHLRFDFSLFYLAYQDRIGNISTSRSDPENPDLIQLISYRSNIGNARVLGLESLIEWDILRLFKSIKEDKGLLFFNNFSILDGRYTKTANTFAQGKLLELVPPISWRLGLQAYLGNYKASLQYAYTGSHFSDASNAELVANAVLGRIPAYGVWDASFSYQYKALRLGLNVNNLLNKAYFSRRASAYPGPGILPAEGRSIQLSLGWQLGLK, via the coding sequence ATGCGACTTTATGGCTATCTCTTTTTCTTTTTGCTCCCTGTTTTGGCGGGAGCGCAATCGGCTCTTCAGGGCCAATTAACAGATAGTTTGGGCCAAGCCATTGCTGGGGCCGAGCTGTTTTTGGTCCAAAAAACGACCCTGAGCAAAAGCGATGCCCAGGGCTTTTTTCGCTTTGATAGTTTGGCCGCTGGCCCCTATCAACTGGATGTTTATGCAGAGGGGTTTCAGGGCCGCTCTTTAGTGCTGCAACTGCCTATAGATACGGTTTTGCAAGTGGTTTTGCAGCCTTTGGGCGGGCAGGGCCCCACGGTTTATGTGCAGGCCGAAGAGGGGAATTATGGCTTGCAGCAATTTCGGGCCGTAGATTGGGACAAAATGCTGATCGGGGCCGCCAAAAAGTCCTCTATCATCAAGGCGAGTAAGTTGCAGGGCAATTTGGCCGCCAATAACAGCCGGCAGGTCTATGCAAAAATTGCAGGCTTAAACATTTGGGAGAATGACAATTCGGGGATTCAGCTCAATATTGGCGGCCGCGGCCTAAGCCCCAACCGCAGTTCCAACTTCAACACTCGCCAAAATGGCTATGATATTAGTGCCGATGCTTTGGGTTATCCAGAGTCTTATTATACGCCTCCTGTTTTGGCCCTAGAAGGGATTGAGTTGATTCGGGGCGCCGCTTCCTTGCAGTATGGAACGCAGTTTGGCGGCTTGCTCAACTTTAGAATGAAGCGGGGAAATAAGGATTATAAATTGCTTTGGAGGGGCCAACAAACGGGCGGTTCTTTTGGCTTTTATGCTAGCTTTAATAGCTTGGAGGGCCAAAAAGGGAAGCTGCGTTATTATGCTTTTCATCAATATAAAAGAGGCGATGGCTGGCGGCCAAACTCTGCTTTTGAGCAGCATACGGCCTATTTGGGTTTGCATTATCAGTGGACCGAAAAGCTAAGCTTGTCTTTGGAGCAAACCTATATGTCTTATCTGGCACAGCAGCCTGGCGGCTTGACCGATTTAGAGTTTCGGCAAAATCCCCGACAAGCTAAGCGTCCCCGCAATTGGTTTCGGGTAGATTGGGCCATTACGGCTTTAGATATCAATTATCGATTGGCCAAAAATACCAAGCTTAATTTTCGGCAGTTTGCGCTTTTTGCAGGTCGTCAATCTTTGGGCAATTTAGAAGCCATCAATCGAGTAGATTATGGGGGGCCAAGACAGCTGATTAAGGGCCAATACCAAAACTTTGGGCAAGAAAGTCGGATCATGCACCGCTATAAGATTGGGGCCAAAAAAATGGGCGTTCTTTTGGGGGGCCTTCGCCTCTACAAAGGCTTTACTACCCAAGCTCAAGGCCTAGCCAATGCCGATAGCACAGGCAGCCGAGCCGATTTTACCTTTTTGGAGCCTGCCAAAGGCATTCTCAATTCAGACTATAATTTTCCTAGTTTTAACTTTGCTGCTTTTGCCGAAAACTTCTTTAGTTTGGGCAAGGGCTGGAGCATTACGCCAGGTTTGCGCTATGAATATATTCAAACCCAAGCCGATGGTTATTATCAAGACTTGCTGGTACAGCCTAGCGCGGAGGGGGCCGATACCTTGCGCAATGAAGCCATTTATGAGCAGCGGGGCCGCAATCGCTCTGTTTTTCTGCTGGGGATTGGCTTGAGTTATCGGCCCAAGGACCAATTAGAAATTTACAGTAATATTTCACAGAACTATCGGGCCATCAACTTTAATGATTTGCGTTTGGTCAATCCCAATCAAGTCATTGATCCCGATTTGCAGGATGAAAGTGGCTTTAATGCCGATTTAGGCTTTCGGGGCCGTTGGGGGCGGCATCTCCGCTTTGATTTTTCTTTGTTCTATTTGGCCTATCAAGATCGAATTGGGAATATTTCAACGAGTCGGTCCGATCCCGAAAATCCCGACTTAATTCAGCTCATTTCTTATCGCTCTAATATTGGAAATGCTCGTGTTTTGGGCCTAGAAAGCCTTATAGAATGGGATATTCTGCGCTTATTTAAAAGCATCAAAGAGGATAAGGGCCTGTTGTTCTTTAACAACTTTTCCATTTTGGATGGCCGCTATACCAAAACGGCCAATACCTTTGCTCAGGGCAAACTATTGGAGCTGGTGCCGCCCATTAGTTGGCGCTTGGGTCTACAGGCTTACCTAGGAAACTACAAAGCTAGTCTGCAATATGCTTATACGGGCAGCCATTTTAGCGATGCCAGCAATGCGGAACTGGTGGCTAATGCGGTTTTGGGCCGTATTCCAGCCTATGGCGTTTGGGATGCTAGTTTTAGTTATCAGTACAAAGCCCTGCGCTTGGGATTAAATGTAAATAATCTATTGAACAAAGCTTATTTCAGCCGTAGAGCTTCGGCTTATCCTGGTCCAGGTATTTTACCCGCAGAAGGGCGCTCTATTCAGTTGAGTTTGGGCTGGCAATTGGGGCTGAAGTAG
- a CDS encoding succinylglutamate desuccinylase/aspartoacylase domain-containing protein → MTQISRILGERSGSEKGPLLLILTQVHGNEPAGYYAVQELFQRIDQEYQNKADFDYRGRIVALRGNLAAIASGQRFIDEDFNRIWTDERVKQIQNSPLDQLKSQEERELKGLLETIQALMDQHPDEQVVLLDLHTTTAKGGMFLIPSTDDNSRALGLNIHAPLLHGFLDGLEGTILHYFRQKNFPKHQLTSICFEAGQHDSLSSVGHAVSAIIQCFTAMGGFYAADIEMKHELRLSEENQGLPKEGRLAYCHRIHQGDNFKMRSDKIYRNFDPIYKGELLAEDKNGPIYSPLDGLILMPLYQKQGNDGFFIIEDLDLSAPKLGRKIPKTILNA, encoded by the coding sequence ATGACTCAAATTTCGCGCATTCTGGGCGAACGCAGCGGCTCTGAAAAAGGGCCGCTCTTGCTTATTCTCACCCAGGTCCATGGCAACGAACCCGCCGGCTATTACGCAGTTCAAGAACTCTTTCAACGCATTGACCAAGAGTACCAAAATAAAGCAGATTTTGACTACCGAGGCCGAATTGTCGCCCTGCGGGGGAATCTGGCCGCTATTGCCTCCGGCCAACGATTTATCGATGAAGATTTTAACCGCATCTGGACCGATGAACGGGTGAAACAAATCCAAAATAGCCCCCTAGACCAACTCAAATCTCAGGAGGAAAGAGAGCTCAAAGGACTACTGGAAACTATTCAGGCCCTAATGGACCAACATCCAGATGAACAGGTCGTTTTACTCGACCTGCATACCACCACGGCCAAGGGCGGCATGTTCCTCATCCCCTCTACCGACGATAATTCTAGGGCCCTGGGCCTCAATATCCACGCCCCGCTCCTACACGGTTTTCTCGATGGCCTAGAAGGGACTATCCTGCACTATTTTCGCCAGAAAAATTTTCCCAAACATCAACTCACCTCAATCTGCTTCGAGGCCGGCCAACACGATAGCCTCTCTTCTGTAGGCCATGCCGTTTCCGCCATCATCCAATGCTTTACCGCTATGGGGGGCTTCTATGCCGCAGATATCGAAATGAAACACGAACTCCGCCTGAGCGAAGAAAATCAAGGACTGCCCAAAGAAGGCCGCCTAGCCTACTGCCACCGCATCCATCAAGGCGATAACTTTAAAATGCGCAGCGATAAAATTTATCGCAATTTTGACCCCATTTATAAAGGAGAATTGCTGGCCGAAGATAAAAATGGCCCCATCTACTCCCCCCTCGATGGCCTCATCCTCATGCCGCTCTACCAAAAACAAGGCAATGACGGCTTCTTTATCATTGAAGACCTAGACCTCTCTGCCCCCAAATTGGGCCGAAAAATTCCAAAAACTATTCTCAACGCCTAA
- a CDS encoding HTTM domain-containing protein: protein MLALDQPKSIAPLISLRIIFGLIACWLSLRMLLLGWVDKFYIQPQFAFRLWGTHWLPELPATALYACFFLMAAAGLGIALGYKYKLSAGTFFACFTYVELLDLTHYLNHYYLVALLALLLWILPAHRAFSLDYPISVALVKVPALYIWTPRLLFVLVYFFAGLAKLQSDWLVLAQPLRIWLGQLSDFPIFGPLLCKSWLPPIFAYFGAAFDLSIGFFLLWSKSRKYAYFFVICFHLATAALFYIGIFPYLMMACTTIFFSSRFHEKIITTFAKNFNLTLSKLKLELVLPPFQRYFLLSFLLFQALFPLRHHLYAGNVLWQEQGFRFSWMVMLVEKRGYAQFKVVDGQTGKMSWVNNLDHLNEKQELMMAYQPDMLLQFAHYLANYYQTEEGYQNPEVYLDAQVSLNGRPSQRLVDPQVNLAQEKADLFSSPSWLLPFNRD from the coding sequence ATGCTCGCTTTAGACCAACCCAAAAGTATCGCCCCCCTCATTAGCCTCAGAATCATTTTTGGCCTGATCGCTTGCTGGCTCTCTCTCCGGATGCTGCTGCTCGGCTGGGTCGATAAGTTCTATATCCAACCCCAGTTTGCCTTCCGCCTTTGGGGTACGCATTGGCTGCCCGAATTGCCCGCAACAGCCCTTTATGCCTGCTTTTTTTTGATGGCCGCCGCGGGCCTTGGTATCGCCCTAGGCTATAAATATAAACTTTCTGCCGGGACTTTTTTTGCTTGCTTTACTTATGTAGAGCTTTTGGACCTGACGCATTATCTCAATCATTACTACCTGGTCGCTTTGCTGGCCCTGCTGCTTTGGATCCTGCCCGCTCATCGCGCCTTTTCTCTAGATTATCCGATCTCGGTGGCTTTGGTCAAGGTTCCCGCTCTATATATCTGGACGCCCCGACTGCTTTTTGTGCTGGTCTATTTTTTTGCCGGCTTGGCCAAGTTGCAAAGCGATTGGCTCGTTTTAGCCCAACCTCTGCGCATCTGGCTGGGCCAACTATCCGATTTTCCAATCTTTGGCCCTCTCCTCTGCAAGAGCTGGCTGCCCCCCATTTTTGCCTATTTTGGCGCCGCCTTCGATCTCAGTATTGGCTTTTTTCTCCTTTGGTCCAAAAGCCGAAAATATGCCTACTTTTTTGTCATTTGCTTCCACCTAGCCACCGCCGCCCTCTTCTATATCGGCATTTTTCCCTACCTGATGATGGCCTGCACGACAATTTTTTTCTCTAGCCGTTTTCATGAAAAAATAATTACTACCTTTGCTAAAAATTTTAATTTGACTTTGTCTAAATTAAAACTAGAGCTCGTTCTTCCCCCTTTTCAACGCTATTTTTTGCTGTCTTTTCTGCTTTTTCAGGCGCTTTTTCCGCTGCGACATCATCTCTATGCAGGTAATGTCCTTTGGCAGGAACAGGGCTTCCGCTTTTCTTGGATGGTCATGCTGGTCGAGAAAAGGGGCTACGCCCAATTTAAGGTAGTCGATGGCCAAACGGGCAAAATGAGCTGGGTCAATAATCTGGACCATCTCAATGAAAAACAGGAGCTGATGATGGCCTATCAACCTGATATGCTTTTGCAGTTTGCCCATTATTTGGCCAATTATTACCAAACAGAAGAAGGCTATCAAAACCCAGAGGTTTATCTAGACGCTCAGGTTAGCCTCAATGGCCGCCCTAGCCAGCGCTTGGTAGATCCTCAGGTCAATTTGGCCCAAGAAAAAGCTGATCTTTTTAGTAGTCCCAGTTGGTTGCTTCCTTTTAATAGGGACTAA
- a CDS encoding Ig-like domain-containing protein has product MKILNYLGLFSLLFLALTSCKKDEDNNGDNQDASNQMLVIENGAQTMLMDGSLTYTAVLLDTEGNRTAASNVSWSSANTDVATIASNGAVTVAAAGTTTIQASVTVGGTTLTSSAPLAIQTPALFAVAPAAVLVDSDFPNIQMEAVYLGTSSPTYSYQSSDNTVATVNASGELSFVGAGNCIITVTASGIDGNPVVEVPVTVLAPPVIELPVQRVVVSPASQVILKTETAQYTAKAYDMDGNEKTVTFDWTVADPSIATIDANGNISPQTIGSTKVYAMAQGVVGEAQLEVSPNKVITLDPLNASVAAGNTQQYSATKYDVVRSNGELVLNNPQATTNVSWQIPTFGFPIFDVATIDNNGLATVKSSANPGMSTFVIAADANDPEVFPGVSILSVAVGSSCNCGTADPNAAGLNLNSSSNVTLSFGQTAQISAEVVDAGATAIVGAPIVYCSDNIQVADVDFNGEISATSFSGGTANITVCHGNFSQTITVTVQ; this is encoded by the coding sequence ATGAAAATTTTAAATTATTTAGGACTTTTTAGTCTACTTTTTTTAGCCTTGACCTCCTGTAAGAAGGATGAAGACAACAATGGAGACAATCAGGATGCTAGCAATCAAATGCTTGTAATTGAAAATGGTGCTCAGACCATGCTTATGGATGGCAGCCTAACTTATACGGCTGTTTTGCTAGATACTGAAGGCAATCGCACGGCAGCTAGCAATGTCAGCTGGTCGAGTGCAAATACTGATGTAGCCACTATTGCTAGCAATGGGGCGGTTACAGTGGCTGCAGCTGGAACAACCACTATTCAGGCTTCGGTAACGGTTGGTGGAACGACCTTAACTAGTTCTGCGCCTTTGGCTATACAAACACCCGCACTTTTTGCCGTGGCTCCTGCAGCTGTTTTAGTCGATAGTGATTTCCCGAATATTCAGATGGAGGCCGTTTATCTAGGGACCTCTTCACCCACTTATAGCTATCAGTCTAGCGATAATACCGTAGCTACGGTAAATGCTTCTGGAGAGTTGAGTTTTGTTGGGGCTGGAAACTGTATCATTACAGTTACGGCTTCGGGCATTGACGGTAACCCTGTTGTAGAGGTGCCCGTTACTGTCTTGGCTCCTCCTGTGATTGAGTTGCCTGTACAGCGTGTGGTGGTTAGTCCCGCTAGCCAAGTCATCCTTAAAACAGAAACTGCTCAGTATACCGCCAAGGCTTATGATATGGATGGCAATGAAAAAACAGTCACTTTTGACTGGACGGTAGCTGATCCTTCTATTGCAACAATTGATGCTAATGGAAACATCAGCCCCCAAACTATCGGAAGTACTAAGGTCTATGCTATGGCCCAAGGTGTAGTTGGCGAAGCTCAACTAGAAGTTAGCCCCAATAAAGTAATTACGCTTGATCCGCTAAATGCTTCTGTAGCTGCTGGCAATACACAGCAATATAGCGCTACCAAATATGATGTAGTGCGTAGCAATGGCGAGTTGGTGCTTAACAACCCCCAAGCAACTACTAATGTCAGCTGGCAAATTCCTACTTTTGGCTTTCCCATTTTTGATGTAGCTACTATTGACAACAATGGTTTGGCTACCGTAAAATCTTCAGCCAATCCTGGTATGTCTACTTTTGTGATTGCTGCTGACGCTAATGATCCTGAGGTGTTTCCTGGCGTAAGTATTCTCTCTGTGGCTGTAGGTTCTTCTTGTAATTGTGGTACAGCCGACCCCAATGCGGCAGGCCTCAATCTCAATAGTTCTTCTAATGTGACACTTAGCTTTGGCCAAACGGCCCAGATTTCTGCGGAGGTAGTAGATGCTGGCGCTACCGCTATTGTTGGTGCGCCAATCGTTTACTGCTCAGATAATATCCAAGTAGCAGATGTTGATTTCAACGGAGAAATTTCTGCCACTTCTTTCAGCGGCGGAACCGCAAATATTACTGTTTGTCATGGCAACTTTAGCCAAACTATTACGGTAACGGTACAATAA
- a CDS encoding DUF6089 family protein, whose amino-acid sequence MRIGLLSFCLLFSFGLLKAQAGYQPPFPYEIGLQIGTSQFLGDLGGQSEAGRPFIRDTDLKAIRPLIGAFGRWNIGPYFSARADLNYLQLAGDDALAGSGFSGETRSEDQAWYRYYRNLSFRSHVFEASIAGELIPYNFELGGGYQSYSVISPYGFIGVGIFHFNPQAQYDGQWVDLQPLSTEGQGLVDGRTPYSLTQFNVPLGFGVKWNYNDQWALSFEVNHRLTFTDYIDDVSVDYVDPQVFYDNFAPEQAALSAAMARRSVEIDPGMVNGYVSAPGEQRGDPKDNDSYYTITLRFSYFFDANSLGGGRRYGCPVW is encoded by the coding sequence ATGCGCATAGGACTACTTAGCTTTTGTTTGCTGTTTAGCTTTGGGCTATTAAAAGCTCAAGCTGGTTATCAGCCCCCTTTTCCTTATGAAATTGGTCTTCAGATTGGGACCTCTCAATTTTTGGGTGACCTTGGTGGGCAAAGTGAGGCTGGTCGCCCATTTATTCGGGACACCGATCTCAAGGCGATTCGCCCTTTAATTGGCGCTTTTGGGCGTTGGAATATTGGCCCTTATTTTTCTGCACGTGCAGATTTGAACTACCTTCAATTGGCGGGAGATGATGCGCTTGCGGGTAGTGGATTTAGTGGCGAGACACGTTCAGAGGACCAAGCTTGGTATCGTTACTACCGTAACTTGAGTTTCCGTTCGCATGTATTTGAGGCCTCTATTGCGGGGGAATTGATTCCCTACAACTTTGAGTTGGGTGGAGGTTACCAGAGCTATAGTGTGATTTCTCCTTATGGATTTATTGGGGTAGGAATTTTCCACTTTAATCCTCAGGCGCAGTATGATGGGCAGTGGGTAGACCTACAGCCTTTGTCTACAGAGGGCCAAGGTTTGGTAGATGGTCGCACGCCTTATAGTCTTACTCAATTTAATGTGCCTTTGGGCTTTGGCGTAAAATGGAATTACAACGATCAGTGGGCGCTTTCTTTTGAGGTAAACCACCGATTGACCTTTACGGATTACATTGATGATGTTTCTGTAGACTATGTTGATCCGCAGGTCTTTTATGATAACTTTGCGCCTGAGCAAGCGGCCCTATCTGCTGCTATGGCTCGCCGCTCTGTAGAGATTGATCCGGGTATGGTCAATGGCTATGTATCGGCTCCGGGTGAGCAAAGAGGAGACCCCAAAGATAATGACTCTTATTATACGATTACCCTTCGTTTTAGCTACTTCTTTGATGCTAACTCTTTGGGTGGTGGTCGTCGTTATGGTTGTCCCGTTTGGTAG